The following proteins come from a genomic window of Triticum aestivum cultivar Chinese Spring chromosome 6A, IWGSC CS RefSeq v2.1, whole genome shotgun sequence:
- the LOC123129496 gene encoding uncharacterized protein, whose translation MVGLLGGLVNEFMSLDDEDSSCMSHVLENQLKGLSSAAGKTVEKTASTRPASRSREVKDTGKQAVEVSDSDHEDSDGGGDGHSDEDLDFHVHYHGSSGGPNAHEASGSGGSAGPNAHDASGSGAANADVGATMFATANVSVRSAGIDATATTGTDQPLESQIMLNARSGNVSSDGLHNQPDMTDTQNEAVVDASVKRCSSSLVRNLEKQYFRCRKKLRLPSPPMATGTTVSNQPLLDDTHRSIKAIVINELGIVGPDKGTNSVIANPTRKKQHPRNKKTKITVRKVKKSSTLAVATRSSPRFAPKDAKDDFEDFPVNQLKLKMQCLFKLNLGMTKSLPNNSASLQM comes from the exons ATGGTTGGCCTCCTGGGTGGTCTTGTTAACGAGTTCATGTCCTTGGATGACGAAGACAGCTCATGTATGTCCCATGTGTTAGAGAACCAACTAAAGGGTTTATCTTCTGCTGCTGGGAAGACTGTCGAGAAGACTGCAAGCACCCGTCCTGCATCCCGCTCGCGTGAAGTAAAAGATACCGGCAAGCAAGCTGTCGAAGTTTCAGATTCTGATCATGAGGATAGTGATGGTGGCGGTGATGGTCACTCTGACGAAGATCTAGATTTTCACGTTCATTACCATGGTTCTTCAGGTGGGCCGAACGCCCATGAGGCTTCAGGTAGTGGGGGTAGTGCTGGACCGAATGCCCATGATGCTTCAGGTAGTGGCGCAGCGAATGCAGATGTGGGTGCAACCATGTTTGCAACTGCCAATGTGTCGGTAAGGTCAGCCGGAATTGATGCAACTGCTACTACAGGAACCGATCAGCCTCTCGAGTCTCAGATTATGCTTAATGCACGTTCCGGGAATGTATCTAGTGATGGATTGCATAACCAGCCAGATATGACGGATACTCAAAACGAGgctgttgttgatgcttctgtgaagaggtgcagttcttctctcGTCCGTAACTTGGAAAAGCAATATTTCAGGTGTCGCAAGAAATTACGCCTACCTTCTCCGCCCATGGCCACTGGTACAACTGTTTCTAACCAGCCGTTGTTGGATGATACACATCGTTCTATCAAGGCAATAGTCATCAATGAGCTTGGCATTGTAGGCCCTGATAAGGGCACTAACTCAGTAATTGCCAATCCCACGCGGAAGAAGCAACATCCTCGCAA CAAGAAAACCAAGATTACTGTGAGGAAGGTTAAGAAGTCTTCTACACTTGCAGTTGCAACTAGGTCTTCTCCTCGTTTTGCTCCCAAGGACGCGAAAGATGATTTTGAAGACTTCCCCGTG AACCAGTTGAAACTGAAGATGCAGTGTTTGTTTAAGCTCAACCTGGGGATGACCAAGTCGCTGCCCAATAATTCAGCATCATTGCAGATGTAG
- the LOC123132303 gene encoding tyrosine-sulfated glycopeptide receptor 1, producing MQTLHFSDKTHSKVFHIPSLGLALVLLICLVSPGSSCSEQEKSSLLQFLAGLSQDGGLSATWRNGTDCCKWEGITCRQDGTVTAVLLRWKGLQGYISQSLGVLTGLQYLNLSHNSLSGGLPPELMSSSSITILDVSFNQLNGTLQELPSSTPARPLQVLNISSNSFTGQFPSTTWKAMVNLIALNASKNSFTGQIPTHLCNSSPSFAVLELSFNKFSGSIPPSLGNCSKLRELGAGYNNLSGAIDGTHITNLGDLVTLDLGWNSFSGKIPASIGQLKKLEELHLAYNNMSGELPSALSNCTNLITIDLKSNHFSGKLTKVNFSNLPNLRILDLWLNNFTGEVPESIYSCSNLIALRLSSNNLHGQLSSRIGNLKYLSFLSLGKNNFTNITNALQILKSSKNLTTLLMGHNFMGEILSHDETIDGFGNLQFLDIQGCNFSGRIPVWISRATNLQMLVLCDNRLTGPIPGWITSLSNLFYMDVSSNNLTGEIPSTLMEMPMLKSTDNATHLDSTVFELPVYNGPALQYRVFTSFPAVLNLSNNSFTGVIPAQIGQLKVLAVLDFSFNKLSGQIPQSVCDLTNLQVLDLSSNNLTGTIPAALNRLHYLSAFNISNNDLEGPIPPGGQFDTFQNSSFNENPKLCGSMLTHKCDSASIPPLSTKTRHKKGLFVIAFGVFFGGIAVLLLLGRFIVLIRINGITTRDRRENNGDVEATSFYSSSEQTLVVMRMPQGKTEENKLKFADILKATNNFDKENIIGCGGYGLVYKAELPDGSKLAIKKLNGDMCLMEREFSAEVDALSMAQHDNLVPLWGYCIQGNSRFLVYSYMENGSLDDWLHNRYDDASSFLDWPTRLKIAKGASLGLSYIHDVCKPQIVHRDIKSSNILLDKEFKAYVADFGLARLILPDRTHVTTELVGTMGYIPPEYGQAWVATLRGDMYSFGVVLLELLTGRRPVTVLSTSKELVPWVLQMRSEGKQTEVLDPTLRGRGYEEQMLKVLETACKCVDNNQFRRPAISDVVSSLASVEADP from the coding sequence ATGCAGACACTCCATTTTTCCGACAAGACACACAGCAAGGTATTCCACATACCCTCCCTTGGCCTCGCACTTGTGCTGCTGATCTGCCTGGTCTCTCCTGGCAGTTCGTGCTCGGAGCAGGAGAAGAGCTCCCTTCTACAGTTCCTTGCCGGGCTCTCACAAGACGGTGGCCTCTCTGCGACATGGCGGAATGGCACGGATTGCTGCAAGTGGGAAGGGATCACCTGCAGGCAAGATGGGACGGTCACCGCTGTCTTGCTGCGTTGGAAGGGCCTCCAGGGGTACATCTCACAGTCCCTTGGGGTCCTCACCGGGCTGCAGTACCTTAATCTCTCCCACAACTCGCTGTCCGGTGGACTGCCACCGGAGTTGATGTCGTCCAGCAGCATTACTATCCTTGACGTCAGCTTTAACCAGCTAAATGGAACGCTCCAGGAGCTGCCATCTTCAACGCCTGCCCGGCCTCTACAGGTACTGAACATCTCCAGCAACTCATTTACAGGACAGTTTCCATCCACCACATGGAAAGCAATGGTGAATTTGATCGCACTCAATGCAAGTAAGAACAGCTTTACTGGGCAGATACCAACTCATTTATGTAATAGCTCGCCGTCCTTCGCTGTACTTGAACTGTCTTTCAACAAATTCAGTGGCAGCATCCCCCCAAGTCTTGGTAATTGCTCCAAGCTGAGAGAGCTCGGGGCTGGATACAACAACCTCAGTGGAGCTATTGACGGTACACACATAACCAACCTCGGAGATCTTGTAACCCTTGATCTTGGATGGAACAGCTTCAGTGGCAAGATTCCAGCTTCTATAGGACAGCTCAAGAAATTGGAGGAGCTCCATTTGGCCTACAACAACATGTCAGGGGAGCTGCCATCTGCTCTGAGCAACTGCACAAATCTCATAACAATTGACCTCAAGAGCAATCACTTCAGTGGAAAACTTACCAAGGTCAATTTCTCCAACCTGCCCAATCTTAGAATTTTAGACCTCTGGTTAAACAACTTCACCGGTGAAGTTCCAGAAAGCATATACTCGTGCAGTAATCTGATTGCACTGCGGCTATCTAGCAACAACTTACATGGGCAGCTCTCATCGAGAATAGGTAATCTGAAGTACCTCTCCTTCTTGTCACTCGGTAAAAACAATTTCACAAACATTACAAATGCACTTCAGATCCTTAAGAGCAGCAAGAACCTAACAACACTGCTTATGGGGCACAACTTTATGGGAGAGATCCTCTCACATGATGAAACAATTGATGGTTTTGGAAATCTTCAGTTTCTCGATATACAAGGTTGCAATTTTTCTGGGAGAATACCTGTATGGATATCAAGGGCTACAAACTTGCAGATGTTAGTTTTATGTGACAATCGACTCACTGGACCAATACCAGGCTGGATCACCTCTCTAAGCAATCTCTTCTATATGGATGTGTCAAGCAACAATCTTACAGGAGAAATCCCATCAACCTTGATGGAGATGCCAATGCTAAAATCAACTGACAACGCAACTCATTTGGACTCAACAGTCTTTGAGCTGCCTGTTTATAATGGTCCAGCACTTCAATACCGTGTGTTTACATCTTTCCCAGCAGTGTTGAATCTAAGCAATAACAGTTTCACAGGTGTAATTCCTGCACAGATTGGTCAGCTGAAGGTGCTTGCTGTACTTGACTTCAGCTTCAACAAGTTATCTGGACAGATCCCACAATCGGTCTGCGACCTCACAAACTTGCAGGTGCTAGACTTGTCCAGCAACAATCTCACAGGTACTATCCCAGCTGCGCTGAACAGACTGCACTACCTTTCAGCATTCAATATTTCAAACAATGATCTAGAAGGGCCTATTCCACCTGGAGGCCAGTTTGATACATTTCAGAATTCTAGTTTCAATGAGAATCCAAAGCTGTGCGGCTCTATGCTCACTCATAAATGTGATTCAGCTTCGATACCTCCATTATCCACAAAAACACGACATAAGAAGGGTCTTTTTGTAATTGCCTTTGGTGTGTTCTTTGGAGGCATCGCTGTTCTTTTGTTGCTGGGGCGTTTCATTGTACTAATCAGGATAAATGGCATTACAACAAGAGATAGAAGAGAGAATAATGGAGATGTTGAAGCAACTTCATTCTACTCCAGTTCAGAGCAAACATTAGTGGTGATGCGGATGCCACAAGGGAAGACAGAAGAAAACAAGCTTAAATTCGCTGACATCTTGAAAGCTACAAACAACTTTGACAAGGAGAACATCATTGGATGTGGAGGGTATGGATTAGTCTACAAGGCAGAGCTACCTGATGGCTCCAAGCTTGCAATTAAGAAGCTCAACGGTGATATGTGTCTGATGGAAAGGGAGTTCAGTGCAGAGGTTGATGCACTCTCCATGGCACAACATGATAATCTTGTACCACTGTGGGGTTATTGCATCCAGGGAAACTCGAGGTTCCTTGTATATTCCTACATGGAGAATGGTAGCCTGGATGATTGGCTTCATAACAGGTACGATGATGCTAGCTCATTTCTTGACTGGCCGACTCGGCTAAAGATCGCAAAAGGAGCAAGCCTGGGCCTTTCTTATATCCATGACGTCTGCAAGCCTCAGATTGTCCACCGTGACATCAAATCCAGTAACATCCTGCTGGACAAAGAATTTAAAGCTTATGTTGCAGATTTTGGGCTAGCCAGATTGATCCTTCCCGACAGAACTCATGTTACAACTGAGTTGGTCGGCACTATGGGTTATATCCCTCCCGAGTATGGGCAAGCATGGGTTGCTACTTTGAGAGGTGATATGTACAGTTTTGGAGTAGTCTTGCTTGAGCTGCTCACCGGAAGGAGACCTGTTACAGTCCTGTCTACATCAAAAGAACTTGTCCCATGGGTTCTACAGATGAGGTCCGAGGGTAAGCAGACTGAAGTCCTGGATCCAACACTTCGAGGAAGAGGATATGAAGAGCAAATGCTGAAAGTGCTTGAAACCGCTTGCAAGTGTGTTGATAACAATCAATTCAGAAGGCCAGCTATCTCAGATGTAGTCTCCTCCCTTGCCAGTGTAGAAGCTGATCCATAG